The Shewanella pealeana ATCC 700345 genome contains the following window.
CGTTAATTACCGGTACGCGGCTGCCTTTAGCAAATTCACTCACAGAGAAAGAATCTGGGTGACGCATGGCAATCACATCTGAGTAACTAGATAAAACGCGAGCGGTATCGTATAGCGATTCGCCCTTAGACAATGACGAAGACGCCATACCCACGGTTTCGTTAACTCTACCGCCGAGTAGGTTAAAGGCGCTAGCAAAGCTGACACGTGTACGGGTACTTGGTTCGAAAAACAGATTGCCCAAAACGGCACCATCTAACACAGTGGTACGTTTTTGTCGTAAAGCATAGGGAGTCATGCGAGTAGCAACAGAAAAAACTTTTTCAACGGCTTCCAAGTCTAGTTGGTTTACCGAAAGGATGTGCGAACCTTGAAACTGAGTCATCAGCCTATATTTCCAATTTCTGAGGGGCGATATAGCATGGCTATAGCCCAAATTTATGTAGGGTGGCTGAGGCGGCACTATAGCAGAATCTAATTGGCAGATAAATATAACAAGTACAGAACATTGGATTAAATTTTGTGACGGCAGACTAATTCAAGGCGTTATAGCGGATGCTTACACTATTGTGCTTAAGCAAATTTCGCTTAAGCCTTGCCAAATGAGTTACTGACGGGTAAAACTGCGCATGAGTTATCATATTTTCGATGCAGAACAATATATTTGGAAGGCTTAGTTTGGACCATTTTATTTGGAATATTGACCCAGTAGCAATCAGCTTTATGGGACTTAAGGTACATTGGTACGGGATCTTGTTTGCGCTGGCAATAGCGTCAGGCTTTCAGGTGATGAAGCGTATCTATATTAAAGAAAGCTTACCGGTAGAATCGTTAGACAACCTGCTGATGTATTGCGTGGTGGGGATTATTGTCGGTGCGCGCTTGGCGCATTGCCTTTTCTACGACCCTGCGTATTACTTCAGTCATCCGCTGAAAATCTTGGCTATCTGGGAAGGTGGATTGGCTAGCCATGGTGGTGGTTTAGGCGCAATTTTAGCCCTGTACTATTATCAGCGTCAGGTGAAATTGCCTTTCCTATTCTTGCTAGATCGTTTAGCTATTGCGACGGCCATTTTCGGCTTCTTTGTACGTATGGCAAATTTTGTCAACTCAGAAATTCTGGGTCTACCAAGCACTGCGCCTTGGGCTATCGTGTTTGAGCGTGTCGACATGTTGCCGCGACACCCGGCTCAGTTGTATGAAGCGATTGCTTACTTGCTGACCTTCATACTGCTCTGGGCTATCTATAAGCTCACCGATATGAAGCAGAAGCACGGCGCCATCTTTGGCCTGTTCCTGGTGCTCGTATTTAGCTCACGCTTCTTGATTGAGATGGTAAAGGTCAAGCAAGCCGTTTACGCCGATAGCTGGACCTTCAGCGCCGGTCAGTTGTTAAGTATTCCGTTTTTAATCGTGGGTGTAGCGCTGCTACTTATGCCTTATTTGCGAAAAAACAAAGCTTAATACTAAGCTGCTTTAGGCAAAAAAAAGCCGTTAGCGTGTTACGCCAACGGCTTTTTTATTGGTTAGCTTTCTAGACTAACGCGATAGGTGTAAATACGATAAGCGCGATTAGAAAGGCAGACTAAAGCCTATCGTCGCGGTGCGGCCCATGCCTTTAAAGTAGCGAGTATCTTTACCAACTGTTTGTGAGTAGTAGGTGTAATAGTCTTCATTCAATAGATTTTGAATGCCGATACTCAGTGTGCCGTCGTAAACTGGGATAGCAATTGACGCGTCAACCGTGGTGTAGCCATCGAAGTTGGCGTAGACGTTATTATTCTCGTCTTTAAAGTCTTTATCCATGTAGAAGTTAGCCTGAATACGAGTTGAAATATCGTTGTCGAAATTATGATTCCAGAACAGGTTAATACGATTCGGCGAGATATTGGCGCCGTCGAGATCGGTATCCACCTTCTGGTCATCATTGGAGTCGTACTCACCATTTTGAATCGCAAGGTTAACGCCAACATCATCATTATCACCAATGTAGGCGGTAACACTGGCTTCTATGCCTTCGATTAGGCTCTTTTCACGCTTAATGACAAATGAACCACTACCGTCGCCTTTATCGACCATGCGCGCACCGTAATCACTCGATGAGCGGTAGTAGGCAATTTTTGAACTGAAGTATTCGCCTTGATAATCGGCACCGAATTCGATGTTATCTGTGACAATGGGGTCGAGGGCCAAGGTGTCTTCAATACTTGGGTTTGGTCCTTGAAAGTTGTCACCGTCGCGCAGTACGCGTCCTACATCAGGCATACCAAAGCCCTGACTAAAGCTAGTATAAACCCGTAGCGCTGGGGTTATTTTGTAAGAGGCGCCGATATTAAACAGGGTTTCATTGAAATCAGGGTTACCGCCTTCAACGTACTTATTGCCGTAGCCATACATGGTCTTGTAGTCATCGACGTTAAGCTTGGCGTACTCGTAACGCACGCCACCAGAAAGGGTTAGGTTTTCAATAAGATCGTAATCAATCTGCGCAAATGGCGCGATATTGTCGTAGGTACTCTCTGGAACCCAAGACACTCCACTCATCACCATATCTTGCTCGGTAGTGTCGCGGAAGATGTCTAAACCATAGGCGATACTCATGCCTGAGTCGGCAATATTACTCGCCATCATAGAGGCTTTCATGCCCCATTTGACAGACTTGTTACGTGACTGCTCATAGTAAAGTGATTCACCGTTTTCCCCTGTGCCACACACGGTAACTTGATCGCTGCCTTCCATGCTTGGGTCATAAAAGTCTGACCAACAACCACCACCATAGACGGCTTCGAAATTTTGATTGAAAAACTGCAGGCTAAGTTGCTGACCGGCGATATCTTCATGGGTATAAGTCAAGCTGGTGGTGGTAACTTGGTTGTTTGCGGCGTCCCAAGGTTGATCTTGCTTGATGGCACCGGTTGGGATGTCGTTTTCTTTATCGCCTTTAACGGCCATGTAGTCGCCGTTATTTTCCATATTGTAGTGGTTCACCATCAGTTCAAGGCGAGATTGGTCAAAGTCATGACCAAGTTTGATGAAAAAATCCATACTTTGGCTATCCATCGACTCGCCCTGAGTGGTATCGACACCGATCATTTCGTCGTTAGCATCGTAATAAACACCGTTATTGCGATAGCTTACAGCGCCTATCATATCCAAGTTTTCGGACTCACCGGAGAAGCTATAACTGGTACCGAAGCTAATGCCATCAGAGTCTAAGCTATTTGGCACTGTGACATCGAAGCTGACGTGGTGCTCGTTATCGCCACTGGGCTTTTTAGTGATGTAATTGATAATTCCGCCTTGGGCGCCGAGGCCATGCATGGCATTGGCTCCATGGATGATCTCAATGCGCTCAATCATGGCCGGATCTATAGTTTGGCCTGAGCGGCCACCGCTGCGCAGTGGGTTAGATTGCGGTACACCATCAATCATAATCAAAGGTGTACGGCCACGCAGTGTTTCTCCTGTATTACTCATCTTTTGACGGCTAGGGGAAAAACTCGGTGCCAGATTACCTATGATGGTCGAGAGATCTTGAGTGGTTCTAAGCTGCTCGTTTAGCTGCTCTTGGTCAATGATGGTCACCGTATTTGGAATCGCACTGACAGGCTTATCCATTCGACTCGCGGTGACTGTGATGACTTCGATATCGCTGTCTTGTGCGACGGCTGAGGTTGGAAAGATGGCGGCAGAAATTGATAGCGCAATGATGGAGTTCTTAAACTGCATGAGAGATCCCGTTTAAGTGGAAACACTGTTATGTTTATACTTCCGTCCAGTGGAAAAGCTTCCCTAATCGTGTCTAGCCACAAATCTAAATGATAATGATTAGTGTTTTAAGGGTAAATTCTTTGTATGAAGTGTGTCCATGCTAAGTTCAAATAAATTAATGCGAATGAGAAGGAATGTGATTTGGATCTCTGGGTTTGTTGCGCATTGGTTGGTTGTGAAGGGGAAGTGGATGGGGTGGTTGCATTTCCGTTACATTTGCAGCGTTTTGTATCGCAGCGAGGTGAATGGCGACTATCACACTGATATCATGACTAAAAGGCGCTTCTCTTATCGAGAATGCGCCTACTAGCTGTTTAGGTATTAGTCTGGTCTTGGGATTAAATGCAGTGGCGCAGCATCACTTAAATAGGCCTCATCGACTTGATCTAACTTGTTATAGCGGATCATTTCGCGAATACCATCGATATAGGCTTGGCCGCGCTCGGAATATTTATCTAAAGTGCCTGCAAGCTCTAAGCCTGTAATAGGCTTATTGACTGCGCGTAGACTTGCCCGCAATTTTCTGAGTTTTTTATAGGCGTTGTTGGTATTAAGGTTCAGCATATACCCCTCTACAGAAGCCTGCGGTGTATCGAAGCGGGCTAAGCCATAGTTGCCTAACTCTTTACGTTGCTGTTTGGGGATCATGCCCTTGCCGCTAAAGTCCCACTGGCCGAAAAACGCATTGCCTTCAACGGTAAAGCGAGAGGTTGCCCAGCCGCTCTCTTCAGCAGCTTGAGCAAGAACAAGCGATGGCGGCATGATATCAACCTCTTGTAGCAAGGTTTGCCTTTGAGCCTCAGTTAACAGGGTTTCGGCGTCTTGAGTGATTTTGTACTTTAGGGCGATTCTTTGTAACACCACATCATCTAACGGCGCAGTTTCAATCAGGCGGCGCTCTAAAAGAATATTTTCGTTTGCCACCAAGATTAATGGTGCTAACAGACGGAAAAACACCATCTTCTTCTGTTGCACGGGAATTTGATTCGAGGTTTTTTGCCAGCGCTCACTGACAGACTCAAAGGTCAGCCTCGGCACTTCGCGATTGCCTTGCTGCCAGCTTTGAGTGTTGTAATTGAGTGAGTTAAATAGTGCCATCAGCTCATCGAGAGAGTTGATTCGAATATCTTTAGGCGCCTTAGTTGGACGCTTATCAGATACTTTTATAAAGCTGGTTTGGGTGGCGTCGGAATCAACTGGAGTGGCAAGATCGGCGGCAACCGTTTTAGCTGTTGGCTTAACTGTGTCTTGAATAGTGTCTTGAACTGTTTGTTGAATAATCACCGGCTGGCTGCTATCTGGGTTGAACTGTGAGTTGGCCGCATAAAGAATTAATGCAATGGCTATCAAGGTTAGAGCGATGAGTGTTTGAGGCTTCTTAAGCATAAACAGTCCTTTATGTTGAATGACCTTGTGTATTTTTAATCGAGAGCATCTACATACTCCGTCATTGTTGCCAAATTGTAAACTCTGAAGGTGTGCTGTTTGAGGGGGGAAATCAATTGAGCGATTGAATCATCATAAGTGATGACTATAAAGCGGATAGGGATACAGCGAAAAGCTGGCTGATATTAAAATTGCAGGCAATAAAAAGCCCAAATAACTCGGTGTTACTTGGGCTTTGTTGCCTTTAAGACTGGCTGTCTTAATACAGCTCAGGGCTGTTTGTTAAGAGCCGCTCAAGGCTGTTAATTAACAGCAGCTCAAGGCTGTTAACTAAGAACAGCTCAAGGCTGTTTGTTAAGAGTCGCTTATGGCTACTTACTTAAATTCGACGCAGTTTGCGTTGAGTAGTAGTAAGCCACGTCTTTCATTTCGGTTTCAGACAGCATACTCGCTTGACCTTGCATCAAGGGGTCTGAGCGATCACCACGCTTAAAGTCAATAAGTTGCTTGAATAGGTAAGCGGCCTTCTGACCTTTAAGATCTGGGTAGGTCTTCATCATGCCAAGCATGGCATCACCATGACAAGCGATACAGCGTTGGTTGGCTAAGGTCTCGCCTTTGCTCGCGTCCGCTTTGTAATTCAGAACCTTGGCATCAAGTTTGAGCTCTGATACTGCTAGCGTGTCTTTAAACGAGGTATCGGTCACTTGAGCCGATACGCTTGCTGATAGCAATAATGACAAGCTGGCGGCTAACACAGACTTCGAATAATGATTCAACATGTTAATTTTCCTCATTCGAAGAAGGCATTGGCGGCATTTGATTTGCGTCCAAAGGCTTGCGTCTAAAGATCTTCATGTCGATACCTGTCTCATCATAATAAGTCGATAGGTAATCTAGAACAGGATCCCAAGTATCAGATAAGTCCCAAAGGCCCTGAGTATCAACCATCCACTGAATGGTATCGCGCCAAACTTCACGGTTACCCTTGTTCTGCGGGATAATTGACGTGGTATGGCAAGCGTTACATTGATAGTTAACCATCTCCCAACCCGGTGCCATAATAAGGCCTGACTCAGGGTCGACGGGATAGCTCTTGGCTGCATCGGCAGCCATCGCAGGAGAGAGGCAACTTAAGGCAAGCAGGCTTGCCGTAAACAGAGTCTTTCTCATTATACGACCCTTACTGCCACTCGGTGACAGCCGTTAAATAGGTAACCTTTAGGGTTCCACTGTGGTTGAACCATAGGCTGAGTATCACCTTTAGTGTCAGTCGCACGAGCCCAAATCTCAAAGTAGCCAGCCTGTGGTAACTTAAGGTCAATGTTCCATTGCTGCCATGCCGTTGGGTTCACTGGCTTAGTTAAAGCGGCTGTTTGCCACGTAGTACCGTAGTCGTAGCTGACTTCAACCTTAGCTACGTCACGCATACCTGCCCAAGCATGTCCGCTTACAGAAAGGGTTTTACCTAAAGCGAGCTCACTACCAGTTTGAGGTGCTGTGATTAGTGACTTAACAATCATCTCCTCGATGATCTTAAAGTCTTTGTTATCGACTTTCTCACCAGGGGCTACTGGATACTTTGGCACTTGATAAGCAGGTGCGCCCATCTTCTTACCGTCGTGTACGCGATCACGAACGCCCATACCTGTAGCACATTTCTGTGAAACTGAACCTGGACGGCCGCCGAATACGATACGTAGTGGGTAACCGTGCATGTATGGAATATCTTCGCCGTTCATGCCCCAGGCAATCATGCCGTTTTCATTCATGGCTGCGTCGATAGGTACACCGCGAGAGATGGCTGCGCCTTTACCGCTGATGTGCTTATCTGCACCGTAGTGAGCGGTATAAACTGCGTCGCTCTTCACACCACAATCGGCAAGTACGTCTTTAATCAATACGCCTGTCCACTCTGCGCAGAATACCGCAGTGTTACTCCACTGGTTACCCTTAGCATTTGGATAGAAGTTTTCGCGGCTGTTACCGCCACATTCTAGAACCAGTTGCTGAGTGTGAGTCTTGAACTTCTTTTTAAGCTCGGCGATGGTGTAGGTCTTTGGTGTTTCGATTGACTCACCGTCAACGGTAAATTCCCAAGTATCTGGATCAATCTTATCGAATTCTGGCATCTTGCCGTTCCAGCGGATAAAGGCAACATCGGCAGGAGTTTTTACTGGTGCAAGCAAGTGCTCAGGTGGGAAAGCGTTCAGTGGGCTTGAGTTAAGCACTTTAAAGTGGCTTGGTAAGTCATCAACACTCTTCCACTTAACTGCAGATACGTCCATTGGCTCAATACCAGCTGGGCGGTTTGATGCAAAGGCCCAGTTAAGTGGCAGCATGGCTGTTACTGAGGTCGCTGCAGCGCCCTTTAAAAAATTACGTCTATCGATAGCCATTAGTCTTGTTCCTTCCCGGTATTGAAATAATCCGCCATTGCCTGCATCTGCTCTTCTGTTAGCAGCTTGGCGACTTTACTCATTGTCTTGTCTTGGCGTTTGTCAGCTTTAAAATTCTTTAATTGTCCAACCATGTATGCCGCGTTCTGTCCCTTTAGATTTGGGATGGAATCGAATTTGTTACTACCGTCGACTCCGTGGCAAGCAATACACATGTTGAGCAGCTGCTTATAGTTCTCTGCAACGGCTTGACTGCTAAAGCCAAGTACTGATGCTGAGAGCACGACTAGCGCTGCTAATTTATTATTTAATACACTCATTGTGTGCCCTTTTCGGGATGATGTTGTTTACTCTTGGTTAAGCGAGTCCCTGAAAAACCGCCTGACCTTAAAGTTAGATCTTGTTGGTGCTAGCGCCTGATTACGACCTTGCAACGTTTTTTTATCAACGCTTACGAGTACTTGTTTTCGTTATTCGTAAATGAAAGCTGCTGAGGTCGTAAAACTACCTAAAAGTGTGATGATAATCCTGTGAAAAAATCTAAAAAGTTGTGAAAATGCCGATAAAGCGAACGATTTGTTGGTTTTTAAATCCATTTGCAGTGAGTCATACAAGTGAGGGGAGTTGTTTGGTGATTGTTGCTTTATTATTGTTCGCTGGTTTTGTATTTGCTGGTAATTGGTTTTATTTCGTTGGCAGCCTGTTCTTTGAACAATTGGCTAGCGCTAAGAGCTGAGTTGGTGTCAGTAATTACGAGGTAAAACGAGAAGTTTTGTTTATTAACTCGCCGATGTGACGGCCTAGCTTCGTTATCGATTCGCTAAGCCTGTGAGGTTAAATCGCATATGTTAAAGATGCTAAAGTTGGGTTGGTAAATGTTTCAAATGTACTTAAGCGGCTGTTAAATGGTTTGAGCCTCTTCTCTATAAGCAAATGAGTGTATGTAGATTTGAGAATAAATTTACACTTGCCCTGAACGGATCTCTTTACGCAGCGAGACCCAATTAATCACCCCAACAATCTGTTCATTTGTCTCTTGATAGATATAAACCTCCCCTCGTCGTTCCTTAGAAAGAATTGCGTATACTTCATTGAGGGTAGATGTATCGGGCAGCCCCTGAATCGGATGACGAGTCAAGGTGGTGTCTTGATCTCTGACTTGCAGTTCAAGCTGTAACATCTCTACAGCACCTTGAGCATTGCGTACCAATACAGAGCGACCCTCTGCACGCTTAAGTACCTCTAGTAATAGTTCTTGGTTGTCGTAAACGATGACGAAGCGTTTATCCATGAGATGGCGCACGCCGACCTTCTGCAATCCAAGATTTACTGGCGCAACTTTATAGCCCAGCCCCATTATCTCGAGCTGTTTGAAGAATATAGACTTGGTCTTAAAGCCTTGATGAGCAATTAAGAAGGCAGGGATCACCACAAACATAGAAGGTAAAATAATCGAGGCGTTATTTGTCAGCTCGATTAAGGCTACTAGTGCCGCGAGTGGGGCGCTTAAACACACGCCCATCATGCCTGTCATGCCGATAATAGTATATAAGCCAATATAGGGCGCGATACTTGGAAAAAACAAGGCGCTAATTAAGGCCAATATGGTGCCGAGTAAAGCACCTATTCCATAGAGTGGGCCGATGAGTCCACCAGGAATGCCTAAGCCTATAGCGGCGATGGTGGCGATGATCTTGCCAGCTAAAATCGCGCTTAAGAATAAAATGCTCGGGTGCTGATTAATGGTCTCTGCAATAGCCAGTTCACCACTACCAATCGCTTGCGGTAAAACTAGCCCCACTAGGGTAGTAACGGCACCTGCAAGTAACAGACGATTAATAAGCGGCCATTTTTGGCCGATGGCAGTAATTTTTAATAGGCTGGTATTAAAAAATGCTGCAATACAACCGAGTACCAAACCGAATATAGCTAACAGTGGGTACTGGCTGAGAGGGATCACTTCAACGCCGATCTGCTCGAATTCATGCACATTACCAAATACCAACTGACTACTGAGTGCACCGCAGATAGCTGAAAGCATGATCGGGAAGAAGTAGTGGATTTTGTATTCCCTAAGCACCACTTCAAATACAAAAATCACGGCAGCGAGTGGCGCGTTAAAAATCGCCGCTATTCCAGCGGCAATACCACTGGCACACATGACACGAACACTGTTATCGGGAAGCTTAAACTTTTCCGCTAATACACTGGCACTGACGGCACCTAAATGGATGGCCGGTCCTTCTCGTCCTACAGAGAAGTTGGTGGCAAGGGCAAATAAAGCTTGGAAAAATTGTCCGGGGGCAGACTGCAGCGGGATCTTGCCATAATGCAGTTTCATTCTGTGGATAACATAGGCGATGCCCATACGTTTATAGCGCTGAGATCCCATTTTTGCGACACCCCAGATTAAAAAGGAGCCGAAAAGCGGTAATAATACTCGCCAGTCATCGATGATGTCCGTAAAATTCAGCTCTTGGGTTTTGGTGAAGGTGTCGCACCAGACCAGTAATAACCTAAAAAGAACAATGACACCGGATGCAAACAGTGCAAAAAGCAACGCGAGCAAACATAACTGTACACTGACCTTAGACTGAGAAAGCGTGTCTTTAAGGTCGGTATGTAAGTACTTTTGAAATTGCTCTCGCTTCTTAACAATTGCTGGATGCACAGGAATTTCCAAAATTTATGTTTGTCACATTGATTTCAAAATGTGAGATTTTTTATTAAGGGGCTGTTACTTAATGCCAAATTATCATCGTTGGGCCGATCGCTTGCAAGTGATTGAACGACAAATTAGACCTTCGAGTGTCTATTTATTACTTTTACTCATAGTCGCCTTTGCGTTAGGCGCACTCATTTACGATGTGGCAAAGGCTCGTTACCTGCCAAAAGTGGAGGCAAAAGTCGATAACAGCGAGCGCTATGTACAAGAGTTGCACCAGCAAGCGCAGACTTTGGCGGCGCGTAATATTGAGTTGGCATTAGAACGCGAAGCCAATAGTGACATGCAGGCGATGTTTGTTGAGCAGAATGCAAAACAGAAAGAGTTAGAGCGTGAACTGGCATTTTATCGCAGCGTAATGGCTCCTGAAAATATCGCCGATGGCGTGGCAATTAATGGCTTAGAACTAGAGCCAAGCCTTGAGCCGCGCCAATATCGTATCAAGCTAGTATTGACACAGTTAGAGAAGCGTAAGCGCTCTTTAGCGGGTCGCAGTGAAATCACATTCGTTGGTTTGCAAGACGGCAAAACGGTTAGCCTTAAGCTATCAGATTTGACTGATGCCTCGTTTAAATTCAAATTTAGGTATTTTCAGGTATTAGAGGGCGAATTTACATTGCCTGAGGGCTTTAGCTTGTCTAGAGTGAAGGCCAAAGTGATAGTGCCTACGAGTCGTTGGACTAAAGGTTCGCAAACTGAACAGGAATATAGTGCACAAGATCTACTTGTGGATGAAAAAGAGCAGGGCATATTACTTGAACAAAACACTCAGGTATTAGATAATTCTGCACAGCAAACAGAAGTAAGAGGTAGTAATGACTGAACAAGCTGAAGATGCTTTGCCAATCCGTTTCACCGATGCGGCGGCTTCAAAAGTAAAAACCTTGCTCGAAGAGGAAGAAAATGACGCACTTAAGTTACGTGTTTATGTAACGGGTGGCGGATGCTCAGGTTTCCAGTATGGCTTTACTTTCGATGAGAAGGTCAACGAAGGTGACTTTACTGTAGAGAAGCAAGGTGTTCAGTTGGTTGTTGATCCAATGAGCCTACAGTACCTTGTTGGTGGCGAAGTGGATTACACTTCAGGCCTAGAAGGTTCACGCTTCTTCGTTAAGAATCCAAATGCAACGACCACATGTGGTTGTGGTGCAAGCTTCTCTGTTTAACCTTTGTTGAGTTAAATAGAGTAAAAAAGCCGTCGAATGACGGCTTTTTTGTGTCTGTTCATTCAAGATAAGAGTTTAACGCATGATGTTGAGGTTGAACTCGCGATTAAAGTACTGACCCACCTTGCGGTTAAAGGCGATCCAAATCTGTACCATCGCCAATAAAATCAGCATAGCAAATACTAGCCAATCAGGAAGCTGCGTCTTAAAGCTACCGATAGCAAAACTCGAAGGCCCCGAAGCGACCATATTGTCTGGATCGTAAAGAGCTAGCGGCAAAATGCTGACAACAACTAATTGTAAGCCCGTATAAACCCTCAGCATTATGAGGCCAGCTTTTTGTTTACCTATGATGGCAAGCACCATAAATAGCGTCAGAATACAAAATAGCACCCCTTGCTTAGCCATTAAGCCACTGATAGAGATCACCACTAAAAAGATAAGCAGGGCGATAAGGCGCTTGGGCATGGGGACTTTGTCTGCTGGAGCTGATGAACTATTCGGTGTTGATTGTGCGTCGAGATTAAGATTAGTCGTCACCTCGCTGCTGCTATTAGAAGATTGTGCACTAGCGGCCGGATCTGATTGAGTTGTCGGTTCTT
Protein-coding sequences here:
- the lgt gene encoding prolipoprotein diacylglyceryl transferase, producing MQNNIFGRLSLDHFIWNIDPVAISFMGLKVHWYGILFALAIASGFQVMKRIYIKESLPVESLDNLLMYCVVGIIVGARLAHCLFYDPAYYFSHPLKILAIWEGGLASHGGGLGAILALYYYQRQVKLPFLFLLDRLAIATAIFGFFVRMANFVNSEILGLPSTAPWAIVFERVDMLPRHPAQLYEAIAYLLTFILLWAIYKLTDMKQKHGAIFGLFLVLVFSSRFLIEMVKVKQAVYADSWTFSAGQLLSIPFLIVGVALLLMPYLRKNKA
- a CDS encoding TonB-dependent receptor, whose amino-acid sequence is MQFKNSIIALSISAAIFPTSAVAQDSDIEVITVTASRMDKPVSAIPNTVTIIDQEQLNEQLRTTQDLSTIIGNLAPSFSPSRQKMSNTGETLRGRTPLIMIDGVPQSNPLRSGGRSGQTIDPAMIERIEIIHGANAMHGLGAQGGIINYITKKPSGDNEHHVSFDVTVPNSLDSDGISFGTSYSFSGESENLDMIGAVSYRNNGVYYDANDEMIGVDTTQGESMDSQSMDFFIKLGHDFDQSRLELMVNHYNMENNGDYMAVKGDKENDIPTGAIKQDQPWDAANNQVTTTSLTYTHEDIAGQQLSLQFFNQNFEAVYGGGCWSDFYDPSMEGSDQVTVCGTGENGESLYYEQSRNKSVKWGMKASMMASNIADSGMSIAYGLDIFRDTTEQDMVMSGVSWVPESTYDNIAPFAQIDYDLIENLTLSGGVRYEYAKLNVDDYKTMYGYGNKYVEGGNPDFNETLFNIGASYKITPALRVYTSFSQGFGMPDVGRVLRDGDNFQGPNPSIEDTLALDPIVTDNIEFGADYQGEYFSSKIAYYRSSSDYGARMVDKGDGSGSFVIKREKSLIEGIEASVTAYIGDNDDVGVNLAIQNGEYDSNDDQKVDTDLDGANISPNRINLFWNHNFDNDISTRIQANFYMDKDFKDENNNVYANFDGYTTVDASIAIPVYDGTLSIGIQNLLNEDYYTYYSQTVGKDTRYFKGMGRTATIGFSLPF
- a CDS encoding glucosaminidase domain-containing protein, which encodes MLKKPQTLIALTLIAIALILYAANSQFNPDSSQPVIIQQTVQDTIQDTVKPTAKTVAADLATPVDSDATQTSFIKVSDKRPTKAPKDIRINSLDELMALFNSLNYNTQSWQQGNREVPRLTFESVSERWQKTSNQIPVQQKKMVFFRLLAPLILVANENILLERRLIETAPLDDVVLQRIALKYKITQDAETLLTEAQRQTLLQEVDIMPPSLVLAQAAEESGWATSRFTVEGNAFFGQWDFSGKGMIPKQQRKELGNYGLARFDTPQASVEGYMLNLNTNNAYKKLRKLRASLRAVNKPITGLELAGTLDKYSERGQAYIDGIREMIRYNKLDQVDEAYLSDAAPLHLIPRPD
- a CDS encoding c-type cytochrome; translated protein: MLNHYSKSVLAASLSLLLSASVSAQVTDTSFKDTLAVSELKLDAKVLNYKADASKGETLANQRCIACHGDAMLGMMKTYPDLKGQKAAYLFKQLIDFKRGDRSDPLMQGQASMLSETEMKDVAYYYSTQTASNLSK
- a CDS encoding molybdopterin-dependent oxidoreductase encodes the protein MAIDRRNFLKGAAATSVTAMLPLNWAFASNRPAGIEPMDVSAVKWKSVDDLPSHFKVLNSSPLNAFPPEHLLAPVKTPADVAFIRWNGKMPEFDKIDPDTWEFTVDGESIETPKTYTIAELKKKFKTHTQQLVLECGGNSRENFYPNAKGNQWSNTAVFCAEWTGVLIKDVLADCGVKSDAVYTAHYGADKHISGKGAAISRGVPIDAAMNENGMIAWGMNGEDIPYMHGYPLRIVFGGRPGSVSQKCATGMGVRDRVHDGKKMGAPAYQVPKYPVAPGEKVDNKDFKIIEEMIVKSLITAPQTGSELALGKTLSVSGHAWAGMRDVAKVEVSYDYGTTWQTAALTKPVNPTAWQQWNIDLKLPQAGYFEIWARATDTKGDTQPMVQPQWNPKGYLFNGCHRVAVRVV
- a CDS encoding c-type cytochrome, whose translation is MSVLNNKLAALVVLSASVLGFSSQAVAENYKQLLNMCIACHGVDGSNKFDSIPNLKGQNAAYMVGQLKNFKADKRQDKTMSKVAKLLTEEQMQAMADYFNTGKEQD
- a CDS encoding chloride channel protein: MEIPVHPAIVKKREQFQKYLHTDLKDTLSQSKVSVQLCLLALLFALFASGVIVLFRLLLVWCDTFTKTQELNFTDIIDDWRVLLPLFGSFLIWGVAKMGSQRYKRMGIAYVIHRMKLHYGKIPLQSAPGQFFQALFALATNFSVGREGPAIHLGAVSASVLAEKFKLPDNSVRVMCASGIAAGIAAIFNAPLAAVIFVFEVVLREYKIHYFFPIMLSAICGALSSQLVFGNVHEFEQIGVEVIPLSQYPLLAIFGLVLGCIAAFFNTSLLKITAIGQKWPLINRLLLAGAVTTLVGLVLPQAIGSGELAIAETINQHPSILFLSAILAGKIIATIAAIGLGIPGGLIGPLYGIGALLGTILALISALFFPSIAPYIGLYTIIGMTGMMGVCLSAPLAALVALIELTNNASIILPSMFVVIPAFLIAHQGFKTKSIFFKQLEIMGLGYKVAPVNLGLQKVGVRHLMDKRFVIVYDNQELLLEVLKRAEGRSVLVRNAQGAVEMLQLELQVRDQDTTLTRHPIQGLPDTSTLNEVYAILSKERRGEVYIYQETNEQIVGVINWVSLRKEIRSGQV
- a CDS encoding DUF6776 family protein, which codes for MPNYHRWADRLQVIERQIRPSSVYLLLLLIVAFALGALIYDVAKARYLPKVEAKVDNSERYVQELHQQAQTLAARNIELALEREANSDMQAMFVEQNAKQKELERELAFYRSVMAPENIADGVAINGLELEPSLEPRQYRIKLVLTQLEKRKRSLAGRSEITFVGLQDGKTVSLKLSDLTDASFKFKFRYFQVLEGEFTLPEGFSLSRVKAKVIVPTSRWTKGSQTEQEYSAQDLLVDEKEQGILLEQNTQVLDNSAQQTEVRGSND
- the erpA gene encoding iron-sulfur cluster insertion protein ErpA is translated as MTEQAEDALPIRFTDAAASKVKTLLEEEENDALKLRVYVTGGGCSGFQYGFTFDEKVNEGDFTVEKQGVQLVVDPMSLQYLVGGEVDYTSGLEGSRFFVKNPNATTTCGCGASFSV